One region of Paenibacillus polymyxa M1 genomic DNA includes:
- a CDS encoding VUT family protein encodes MKYLVILLYLTAIVTANVVTAGTNPIQLGIFIIPAGSFIIGATFILRDFVQIYVGRRTVYILIIMAMILSGVTSYLLGDGLWITFASVLTFLVSETTDTEIYTRLKFPFYLRVMYSGIVGGFLDSIIFVVVGLSPLGANFIPWNAVIYAILGQIIVKTVVQLLASGVIRLALNKRLERFN; translated from the coding sequence ATGAAATACCTAGTTATTCTACTATACTTAACGGCTATTGTTACAGCCAATGTCGTAACAGCAGGAACAAATCCTATTCAACTTGGAATATTTATTATTCCAGCAGGATCCTTTATTATTGGGGCAACCTTTATCCTTAGAGATTTTGTTCAAATTTATGTGGGGAGAAGAACTGTATATATTCTTATTATCATGGCAATGATTTTGTCTGGGGTAACTTCGTATTTACTTGGTGATGGACTTTGGATTACATTTGCATCTGTTTTGACTTTTTTAGTATCAGAGACCACTGATACAGAAATTTATACTCGTTTAAAGTTTCCGTTCTATCTGCGTGTAATGTATAGCGGCATTGTTGGGGGCTTTTTAGATAGTATTATTTTTGTAGTGGTAGGGCTGTCACCGCTTGGAGCAAACTTTATTCCATGGAATGCAGTTATATATGCGATTTTAGGCCAGATTATTGTTAAAACCGTTGTTCAGTTGCTTGCATCGGGTGTAATTCGTCTCGCCTTAAATAAGAGATTAGAGCGATTTAACTGA
- a CDS encoding P-loop NTPase fold protein, translating into MIPCLNKDALKLLVGTADERYNYSPDYFQKTHFPQVMHRYHGNQLLEEITENELFKNLLEVDAEGNRVFFLFGSTGSGKSELLCWIKDKWQLHEVNRPVVRISRTELNPQVLIKKCYAAIGIPLGISIDETRWDLLLKKPITLINQIVWSTLSEILPTDEEIVPTALLIRPVIEKNVTEFILQVQNGRIKKPLEVLHQNQFDDLISNTTLQIPIDYSLLRKKLSQKLDQFLFEGKDIASLFKELTEQIKRMNIRPLLLIDDLVQSVNIYATDLLDQIITLEEGKWDVVIGLTPGVVRDTDKGFDLTQRIQNLDTITDRVKKLWLSDESGKDFYNLDRSQVSSYMSNYLVQLKASQGFACGNQCPHYWECKGYSISEEEEVDDEKIVQEVNLLPFNRHLIRRTFDAIPVGKGKLRYMILNSKEIIRFFQNGKREKISRVLPLVKREKFSDHPELFIKTYAEWYVPEEKDECLIPQKILRYFGYLDEEVKVSLNTLETKSEINSVLMTKGDPQQPNVVKSSVRDWVEGKKVNPELLDSVRLGVSSLIHEVVKGVNMSLPSTPRMTSTIQRRSVVNRTRYPITLDSKGTGIRSIVVKRGFAALQISNFQSLKYSEKARVFQQIANEYETARWIYNSEDIKRSWHCELEKGLGMSIDSFVYLLKNWAETCLEIGNARWSSEVQKQFHLTQDVLNLIEESYKDWHLLRDNLIRFPKSNGKRELAFEFDLWLESYQPVKELEQYQIGEESLYVFLLRLKNNYLTYLGLLDKYLKQKIQTAKGMLPFLLGSRNKKYLLHAERIRGFDVTTTYTLQDYLNYSEFEESLEQEGIMNRFSVNASLYRDVMDLSKQFESVCLEVEKQMGEFNKILSEDWSNDRPDWSKLSIEKEELIKTIDDLSMLIHCLSISRNAWTQVLRSNHVIDDVKLVKAIWARLVQTAKQLVRRKGANLDIQNNIVEWQSIDFYELKTRLEVMDIREFEQQNVIKHLKNDLGCEGVKSLDDLIMKIELNDDLRPSVKRHLKLLLEQGSTTLPPMQWKRLLDELKMRFPALFEVVEIRLVASGCK; encoded by the coding sequence ATGATACCATGTCTAAATAAAGATGCGCTAAAGTTATTGGTAGGAACTGCAGATGAGAGGTATAACTATTCTCCCGATTACTTTCAAAAAACGCATTTTCCTCAAGTCATGCATAGATACCATGGAAATCAACTTCTTGAAGAAATAACTGAAAATGAACTATTTAAAAATTTATTAGAAGTGGATGCTGAAGGAAACCGTGTGTTTTTCTTATTTGGTTCTACTGGATCTGGTAAATCTGAGTTATTGTGTTGGATCAAAGATAAATGGCAACTACATGAGGTGAATCGACCTGTTGTCCGTATTTCTCGTACTGAGCTCAATCCCCAGGTTTTGATAAAGAAATGTTATGCTGCCATAGGTATTCCTTTAGGGATATCTATTGATGAAACCCGTTGGGATCTACTACTTAAGAAACCAATAACCTTAATAAATCAAATTGTGTGGTCAACGCTGTCAGAAATTCTTCCTACCGATGAAGAGATTGTTCCGACTGCATTATTAATAAGGCCTGTTATTGAAAAGAACGTAACAGAATTTATATTGCAAGTGCAGAATGGCCGAATAAAGAAACCATTGGAAGTGCTACATCAAAATCAATTTGATGACCTAATATCGAACACCACGCTTCAAATTCCCATAGATTATTCCTTATTAAGAAAAAAACTATCACAAAAACTAGATCAATTCTTATTTGAAGGTAAAGATATTGCTTCTCTTTTTAAGGAGTTGACAGAGCAAATAAAAAGAATGAATATACGTCCGTTGTTACTAATTGATGATCTTGTACAGTCAGTTAATATATATGCTACTGATTTGCTGGATCAGATAATTACCCTTGAGGAAGGAAAGTGGGATGTAGTCATTGGTCTTACACCAGGAGTTGTTCGAGACACAGATAAAGGATTCGATCTCACACAACGAATTCAAAATTTGGACACCATCACAGATAGAGTAAAAAAATTGTGGTTGTCTGATGAGTCAGGAAAGGATTTCTACAACTTAGATCGCTCTCAAGTGTCCAGTTACATGTCCAATTATTTAGTTCAGTTAAAAGCTTCTCAAGGGTTCGCCTGTGGTAATCAATGCCCTCATTATTGGGAGTGTAAAGGTTATAGTATATCGGAAGAAGAAGAGGTTGATGATGAAAAGATAGTACAAGAGGTAAATCTCTTGCCGTTTAATCGTCATTTGATCAGAAGAACATTTGATGCCATTCCGGTGGGTAAAGGTAAACTTAGATATATGATCCTTAATAGTAAAGAGATCATTCGTTTTTTTCAGAATGGAAAAAGGGAAAAGATATCCAGAGTGCTTCCTTTGGTAAAAAGGGAGAAGTTCTCCGATCATCCTGAGCTTTTTATAAAGACGTATGCTGAATGGTACGTTCCTGAGGAAAAGGATGAATGTCTTATTCCCCAAAAAATATTACGCTATTTTGGATATCTTGATGAAGAAGTGAAAGTTAGCCTGAACACTCTTGAAACTAAGAGTGAAATTAATTCTGTTCTGATGACGAAAGGAGATCCACAACAACCCAATGTAGTTAAATCTAGCGTTAGAGATTGGGTTGAAGGTAAGAAAGTCAATCCAGAACTTCTTGACTCTGTAAGGTTGGGAGTTTCGTCTCTCATTCATGAAGTAGTAAAAGGTGTAAATATGTCACTACCGTCCACTCCAAGAATGACATCTACCATCCAAAGGAGAAGTGTAGTGAACCGAACTCGCTATCCTATTACATTAGATTCAAAGGGGACAGGAATTAGAAGTATAGTCGTCAAGCGAGGGTTTGCTGCGCTCCAGATTTCAAATTTTCAATCGTTAAAGTACTCGGAAAAAGCTAGAGTTTTTCAACAAATTGCAAATGAATATGAGACCGCAAGATGGATATATAATTCGGAAGACATAAAACGTAGTTGGCATTGTGAATTAGAGAAAGGCTTGGGAATGTCCATTGATTCTTTTGTTTATCTTTTGAAAAATTGGGCTGAAACATGTCTTGAAATTGGAAATGCCCGATGGTCATCAGAGGTACAAAAACAGTTCCATTTAACTCAGGATGTGTTAAATCTTATTGAGGAGAGTTATAAGGATTGGCATTTGTTGCGAGATAACTTGATTAGGTTTCCCAAATCTAATGGTAAAAGAGAATTGGCCTTTGAATTCGATCTTTGGTTGGAGAGTTATCAACCTGTCAAGGAGCTAGAACAATACCAGATTGGAGAAGAGTCACTCTATGTTTTTCTTCTACGATTGAAAAATAATTATTTAACGTATCTTGGTTTATTAGATAAGTACCTAAAACAAAAAATTCAAACGGCAAAAGGCATGCTTCCCTTTTTATTAGGGTCGAGAAATAAAAAATACTTGTTACATGCAGAAAGAATTAGGGGGTTTGATGTAACAACAACATATACGCTTCAAGACTACTTAAATTATTCGGAATTTGAAGAAAGTCTTGAGCAAGAGGGAATTATGAACAGATTTTCAGTCAATGCATCTCTATATAGAGATGTAATGGATTTGTCTAAGCAATTCGAATCAGTATGCTTAGAGGTTGAGAAACAAATGGGTGAGTTCAATAAAATATTAAGCGAGGATTGGAGTAATGATCGTCCTGATTGGTCAAAGCTTTCTATAGAAAAAGAAGAGTTAATCAAGACTATAGATGATCTAAGTATGCTGATACACTGTTTATCCATTTCTCGAAATGCTTGGACACAAGTCCTACGTTCCAACCATGTAATAGACGACGTAAAGTTAGTAAAAGCGATATGGGCCAGGTTAGTGCAAACTGCAAAACAGTTAGTAAGACGGAAGGGAGCCAATCTAGACATTCAGAATAATATTGTTGAATGGCAGAGTATTGATTTTTATGAACTGAAAACTCGTTTGGAAGTGATGGACATACGAGAATTTGAACAACAGAATGTGATCAAGCATCTAAAAAATGATCTTGGATGTGAAGGTGTGAAGAGCTTAGATGACTTGATAATGAAAATTGAACTTAATGACGATTTACGCCCATCTGTTAAGAGACATTTGAAATTATTATTAGAACAGGGCTCTACTACGCTTCCGCCTATGCAATGGAAGCGATTGTTGGATGAATTAAAAATGAGATTTCCAGCCCTCTTTGAGGTAGTTGAGATACGCTTGGTTGCTTCAGGATGTAAATAA
- the dpdA gene encoding tRNA-guanine transglycosylase DpdA has product MEKRILVVTSCTGEKVSKPENQLLFEDFQDANRLHQRESELSPYRTTAKDMYTGSQHLALMEGINLYREYGGKIDVNIISAGYGLLSENEEIVPYEVTFNNMNSQTIKNWSKRQRITETLQERIREYDLVFFLLGDKYLQSVEWPLSISSQQRLFFFAGNSSRTRVMVEENYHLLSIGEDEAKVFRFGLIGIKGFLFAQLLKQASAVGHHKIWEDLYLNPAKVRDYVMESFASKDKQLTLSDFSEKENRVDSLKASNLLNFYSELFPVPDSLIAINYKAELNFFLPENDDRVDPNYDFINDVSHKDRNPLLHDVYSHQIYGTPQYDGLLVSKVNIDNATKQKVQLIKEMGGIHKFLHLPEDFPIMGDCGAFSYISNEVPPYTTKQIIDYYDELGINYGVSVDHLVVGPFKKDLDTRQFRYELTLKRAEEFIVEYRKGTHKFHPIGIIQGWDPQSFKEAALHLINLGYDYIAIGGLAREQSGKIYEILREISPIIPNEKFRLHLFGVARDIRTMRSFHKLGVTSFDSSSPLRRAWLGTGHNYHALSGKHYTAIRIPEAKETSGRVKKMVQEGKGEFLQYKELEQSALKALRAFSNGELGLEEALSAILRYDELLGEKREVHEDLYREVLAERPWETCGCEICKTIGIDTIVFRGNNRNRRRGFHNTHVYHEQVKALRKSLDIPHG; this is encoded by the coding sequence ATGGAAAAACGCATATTAGTAGTGACCTCATGTACGGGTGAGAAAGTCAGCAAGCCTGAGAATCAATTGTTATTTGAAGATTTTCAGGATGCAAACAGATTACATCAGAGAGAATCCGAATTATCCCCGTATAGAACAACAGCCAAGGATATGTACACAGGTAGTCAACATCTGGCATTGATGGAAGGCATTAATCTTTACCGAGAGTACGGCGGAAAAATTGATGTTAATATAATTTCTGCAGGGTATGGATTGTTAAGTGAGAATGAAGAGATCGTTCCTTACGAAGTGACGTTTAACAATATGAATTCCCAAACTATAAAGAATTGGTCAAAAAGACAAAGAATTACCGAAACACTGCAAGAAAGAATTCGCGAATACGATCTAGTGTTCTTTCTCCTTGGTGATAAGTATCTACAGTCTGTTGAATGGCCGCTGAGTATTAGTAGTCAGCAAAGACTTTTCTTTTTTGCAGGGAATTCAAGTAGAACCAGAGTTATGGTTGAAGAAAATTATCATCTTCTTTCTATAGGGGAGGATGAGGCCAAAGTATTTAGATTCGGGCTCATTGGTATTAAGGGATTTCTTTTTGCCCAACTGTTAAAACAAGCATCTGCTGTGGGCCACCATAAAATCTGGGAAGATCTTTATTTAAACCCGGCTAAAGTACGTGATTATGTTATGGAATCTTTTGCAAGCAAAGATAAGCAACTTACTCTATCTGATTTTTCTGAAAAAGAAAATAGAGTTGACTCACTTAAAGCATCTAATCTCTTAAATTTTTATAGTGAGTTATTCCCAGTACCAGATTCTTTAATTGCTATAAACTATAAAGCGGAACTTAACTTCTTTTTGCCAGAGAATGATGATCGAGTTGATCCTAACTATGACTTTATAAATGATGTCTCTCATAAAGACCGGAATCCATTGCTACACGATGTGTATTCTCACCAGATTTATGGAACTCCTCAATATGATGGCTTGTTGGTATCTAAAGTTAACATTGATAATGCTACTAAACAAAAAGTTCAACTCATAAAAGAAATGGGTGGCATTCACAAGTTTCTCCATCTGCCAGAGGACTTTCCAATCATGGGGGATTGCGGAGCATTTAGTTATATTAGCAACGAAGTTCCGCCGTATACTACGAAGCAAATTATCGACTATTATGATGAATTGGGAATCAATTATGGTGTTTCGGTTGATCACTTGGTCGTTGGCCCGTTTAAGAAGGACTTGGACACAAGGCAGTTTAGATATGAGTTAACACTGAAAAGGGCCGAGGAATTTATTGTGGAATACCGTAAAGGGACACATAAGTTTCATCCGATTGGAATTATTCAAGGATGGGATCCCCAGTCATTTAAAGAAGCGGCATTGCACCTAATCAATTTAGGCTATGACTATATTGCGATTGGTGGACTCGCAAGGGAACAATCGGGAAAAATATATGAGATTTTAAGAGAAATTTCACCCATTATTCCAAATGAAAAATTCCGTTTGCACTTGTTTGGTGTTGCGCGTGATATCCGCACGATGAGATCTTTTCATAAACTTGGAGTTACTTCATTCGACTCGAGTTCTCCATTGCGACGTGCTTGGCTAGGTACAGGACATAACTATCATGCTTTGAGTGGAAAACACTATACAGCTATTCGAATTCCAGAAGCTAAAGAAACATCCGGTAGAGTGAAAAAGATGGTTCAAGAAGGAAAGGGAGAGTTCCTTCAGTACAAAGAACTTGAACAGAGTGCTCTAAAGGCATTGAGAGCATTTAGTAATGGAGAATTGGGATTGGAAGAAGCCCTGTCAGCGATACTACGATATGATGAACTGCTAGGGGAGAAGCGTGAAGTCCATGAAGATCTCTACCGTGAGGTGCTCGCTGAACGTCCATGGGAGACATGTGGATGCGAAATATGTAAGACAATTGGTATCGACACAATAGTGTTTCGTGGGAATAATCGAAATAGAAGAAGAGGTTTCCATAACACGCATGTGTATCATGAGCAAGTCAAAGCACTTAGGAAATCTTTAGATATACCTCATGGTTAA
- a CDS encoding queuine tRNA-ribosyltransferase produces the protein MQFYVGWSHSDAIFTDYYPDCSILVSAVPDNKGTIGRFKTKPKKLILDCGSVYYVKQETRPSLKDIFQIQISFLESCDPYEAYMVHFDEPMLNKTSLSERYMAMEKTLFNAYEYMNLFNSKNFPRHVVPMGVIQGYDRASIEFSAKELSRIGYRSFGIGSLLSQNQNKQIEMINYAADIVGSSNLHVFGVTGVPQMQAMINIGVKSFDSTRPTMAAAFFQVFYSRPFKTFFLSKSHAKLSSPRLSEPLPCNCPVCQINAYDLFIPSPRKHMRLRSIHNYYHLSIVINDLLKEKNGGEAYALPDVLWTRN, from the coding sequence TTGCAATTCTATGTTGGATGGTCTCATAGCGATGCTATATTTACAGATTATTATCCGGATTGCTCTATTCTCGTAAGCGCTGTGCCCGATAACAAAGGGACTATAGGAAGGTTTAAGACAAAACCAAAAAAATTAATACTGGACTGTGGGTCGGTCTATTATGTAAAACAAGAAACTCGCCCCTCACTGAAAGATATATTTCAGATACAAATATCTTTTCTTGAGAGTTGTGATCCTTACGAGGCTTACATGGTTCACTTTGATGAGCCGATGCTCAACAAAACATCACTATCGGAACGATATATGGCTATGGAAAAAACATTGTTTAATGCTTACGAATACATGAATCTTTTTAATTCTAAGAATTTTCCTAGACATGTAGTACCAATGGGGGTAATCCAGGGCTACGATCGGGCAAGTATAGAATTTTCTGCAAAAGAGTTATCTCGAATCGGTTATAGATCATTTGGTATCGGTTCTTTGTTGTCACAAAATCAAAATAAACAAATTGAAATGATTAACTATGCAGCAGATATAGTTGGGTCATCTAACCTTCATGTCTTTGGAGTAACAGGGGTTCCTCAGATGCAAGCTATGATTAATATTGGGGTGAAATCTTTTGATTCTACGAGGCCAACAATGGCAGCGGCTTTCTTTCAGGTGTTTTATAGCAGACCATTTAAAACCTTTTTTTTGTCCAAGTCACACGCAAAATTAAGTAGTCCACGACTCAGTGAACCGCTTCCTTGTAATTGCCCTGTATGCCAAATTAATGCCTATGATCTCTTTATTCCTTCGCCAAGGAAACACATGAGACTGAGATCAATACATAATTATTATCATCTCTCTATTGTAATTAATGACTTATTGAAAGAAAAGAACGGAGGCGAAGCATATGCTCTTCCAGATGTGTTATGGACCAGAAATTGA